In the genome of Aureimonas sp. OT7, one region contains:
- a CDS encoding NADH-quinone oxidoreductase subunit K has product MNLIYALAISALASCGVYMLLSRHVIRIIIGVAILSAAVNLVILYSGRIVSSLPPIMPADMSELGMDTANPLPQALILTAIVIGFALTAFASALALQLMRSNGAIDTRDLNDAERLGSPFDAEEHR; this is encoded by the coding sequence ATGAACCTGATCTACGCGCTGGCGATCTCGGCGCTGGCGAGCTGCGGGGTCTACATGCTTCTGTCGCGCCACGTCATCCGCATCATCATCGGCGTCGCCATCCTGTCGGCGGCGGTCAATCTGGTGATCCTGTATAGCGGGCGGATCGTCAGCAGCCTTCCGCCCATCATGCCGGCCGACATGTCGGAACTGGGCATGGACACCGCAAACCCCCTGCCGCAAGCGCTGATCCTGACGGCCATCGTAATCGGCTTTGCCTTGACGGCTTTCGCATCGGCGCTGGCGCTCCAGCTCATGCGCTCGAACGGAGCCATCGATACGCGCGATCTGAACGACGCGGAGCGCCTCGGCAGCCCCTTCGACGCCGAGGAGCACCGTTGA
- a CDS encoding MnhB domain-containing protein, which translates to MSSLVLSAMSRIIFVIMFAVSLFILYRGHNFPGGGFVGGLVAASGFAVLALADGAASARTALYVHPVALAGCGLTMAIVSGLPGLVTSSSYLTHWWLHIGNFHAGTALFFDIGVYLVVIGGVMAMVLRFYEETEA; encoded by the coding sequence ATGAGCTCGCTCGTCCTGTCGGCGATGTCCCGCATCATTTTCGTGATCATGTTCGCGGTATCGCTCTTTATTCTCTACCGTGGCCACAACTTCCCAGGCGGTGGCTTTGTGGGCGGCCTCGTGGCGGCTTCGGGATTTGCGGTTCTGGCACTTGCGGATGGCGCGGCGTCCGCACGCACGGCCTTGTATGTCCATCCCGTGGCACTAGCGGGTTGCGGCCTGACCATGGCCATTGTCAGCGGACTGCCGGGCCTGGTGACCTCGTCGTCCTACCTGACCCATTGGTGGCTGCACATCGGAAACTTCCACGCCGGCACTGCGCTTTTCTTCGATATCGGTGTCTATCTCGTCGTGATCGGCGGCGTCATGGCCATGGTGCTGCGCTTCTACGAGGAAACCGAAGCATGA